A single genomic interval of Bacillus sp. es.036 harbors:
- a CDS encoding Rqc2 family fibronectin-binding protein, with amino-acid sequence MSFDGMVMRAVAHETNEQLKGGRVTKIYQPYATDLLLVIRSGGKNHQLLLSANPSYARIQITQESYANPKEPPMFCMLLRKHLEGSIVEEIKQIENERIIHVTFKARNDLGDLTTRTLVAEIMGRHSNVILLNESNMILDSIKHLSPSVNRHRTVLPGQDYIAPPAQNKVSPFGLTRDDFLKKIDFNSGKLSQQLVQAFGGLSPLIASEVIHRAGLANRSTLPEAFFDVFQKLEHHDYAPQMVTSSKEFFSVVELTHLAGEKRAFDSASELLDRFYYGKADRDRVKQQSNDLERFLSNELKKNEKKIKKLSRTIEQAQEADTYQLLGELLTANMHVVKRGDKQVEVQNYYDEDGGTVQIELNPQKTPSENAQAYFKRYSKAKNSISVLEEQITMAHQEIAYLEQLIQQLTSASPRDIEEIREELEEEGYIKKRRKKKKSKPTKPQLDVYLSSDGTEILVGKNNKQNEYLTNKLAARSETWLHTKDIPGSHVVIRNKEYTEETLLEAANLAAYFSKARESGSVPVDYTEVRHVKKPNGAKPGFVTYDQQNTLYVTPDQDLVFRMKK; translated from the coding sequence ATGTCTTTTGACGGTATGGTAATGAGAGCCGTTGCACATGAAACGAACGAACAATTAAAAGGTGGGCGCGTGACAAAAATCTATCAGCCCTATGCGACTGATTTATTACTTGTGATTCGTTCTGGTGGAAAAAACCATCAGTTGCTTTTATCAGCTAACCCATCTTATGCAAGAATTCAAATTACGCAGGAATCTTATGCGAATCCAAAAGAACCACCAATGTTCTGCATGCTGCTTCGTAAGCACTTAGAAGGTAGTATTGTGGAAGAAATTAAACAAATTGAAAATGAGCGAATCATCCACGTTACGTTTAAAGCTCGAAATGACCTTGGCGATTTAACGACAAGAACATTAGTCGCTGAAATAATGGGACGCCATAGTAACGTGATTCTTTTAAATGAATCGAACATGATTTTAGATAGCATTAAGCACCTTTCTCCGTCTGTAAACAGACATCGAACGGTACTTCCGGGGCAGGATTATATCGCTCCCCCTGCGCAAAACAAAGTTTCGCCGTTCGGATTAACAAGAGATGATTTTCTAAAGAAAATCGATTTTAACTCAGGGAAATTGAGCCAGCAGCTCGTGCAAGCTTTTGGTGGACTTTCACCTCTCATCGCAAGTGAAGTGATTCATAGAGCTGGCCTTGCAAATCGCTCAACGCTACCAGAAGCTTTCTTCGATGTTTTCCAAAAACTAGAGCACCACGACTATGCGCCGCAAATGGTGACAAGTTCAAAAGAGTTCTTTTCAGTCGTTGAGCTTACCCACTTAGCTGGTGAAAAAAGAGCATTTGACTCCGCTAGTGAACTGCTCGACCGTTTCTATTACGGAAAAGCCGATCGTGATCGCGTGAAACAACAGTCAAATGATCTTGAGCGTTTTCTATCGAATGAATTAAAGAAAAACGAGAAAAAAATTAAGAAGTTATCACGTACGATCGAACAAGCCCAAGAAGCTGACACTTACCAACTGCTTGGCGAGCTGTTAACCGCAAATATGCATGTAGTAAAACGAGGCGATAAGCAAGTAGAAGTTCAAAACTATTATGATGAAGATGGTGGAACAGTTCAGATCGAGCTGAATCCACAAAAAACGCCGTCCGAGAATGCTCAAGCTTATTTCAAGCGCTACAGTAAAGCCAAAAATTCTATTTCCGTTCTTGAAGAGCAGATTACGATGGCTCATCAAGAAATTGCTTACCTTGAACAGCTCATTCAGCAGTTAACTTCCGCTTCACCTCGAGATATCGAGGAAATTCGGGAAGAGCTTGAAGAAGAAGGTTACATTAAAAAGCGACGCAAAAAGAAAAAATCAAAGCCAACAAAACCTCAGCTTGATGTTTACCTTTCTTCTGACGGTACAGAAATTCTGGTTGGGAAGAATAATAAACAAAATGAGTATTTAACGAATAAGTTGGCCGCTCGAAGCGAAACGTGGCTCCATACGAAAGATATTCCTGGATCACACGTTGTCATTCGAAATAAGGAATATACAGAGGAGACGCTACTTGAAGCAGCTAATCTCGCTGCCTACTTCAGTAAAGCCCGTGAGTCTGGCTCTGTTCCAGTTGATTACACGGAAGTGCGTCACGTTAAAAAACCAAATGGTGCTAAACCCGGGTTTGTGACATATGATCAGCAAAACACGTTATATGTTACACCTGATCAGGATCTTGTTTTTAGGATGAAGAAGTAA